The Thermococcus sp. nucleotide sequence CCCTCGCCCAAGATTATCCCCACGCCTATGAGGGCGACGCTGGGCCGATAACCGGCGGTATGGGCTCATATTCATGTGAAAACCACATCCTGCCCTTCGTAACGGAGGAGGACTATAAAAAAGCATTTGAAACCCTGAAGGCGACCGTTGAGGCAATGCGGAAAAACGGAACACCCTACAAAGGCATTCTCTACGGCCAGTTCATGCTCGCTAAGGATGAGCCGAAGATAATAGAGTTCAACGCCCGCTTCGGCGACCCCGAAGCAATGAACGTTCTTCCGATTATAAAAACGCCCTTCCTCGAAATTGCGGAGGGGATAGTTGACGGGGCGCTCAAAAAAGCAGAATTTGAGAAAAAAGCCACTGTTGTCAAGTACATAGCTCCAAAGGGCTATCCCTCTGATCCAATAAAGGGCGTTAGGGTTGAAATCAGAGAGGATAAAATCAGGGAGGAGGGGGCCAGGGTTTACTACGCCTCGGTGGATGAAAACTTCAGGATGCTCGGTTCGAGGGCACTGGCGGTCGTTGGAATCGCCGGTTCTCTTGAAGAGGCGGAGAGGATTGCATCCGCAGGGATAAGGCACGTTAAAGGGGAGATTTTCTACCGCGCCGATGTGGGAACGAGAGAGAGCGTTGAGAAGAGGGTTAGGATTATGAAGAAGCTCAGGGGTGAATGGAATGATTGAAAGGGAGCGGATTCTGGAAGTTCTGGAGAAGTACGATAGGGAAAAGGTTGTTATCGGAGCAATAGGGAGCCACTCAGCCCTTGACATAGCGGATGGTGCAAAAGAGGAGGGCCTCCCCGTTCTGGTCGTGGCACAGCGTGGAAGGCACAGAACATACGCGGAATATTTCAGGCAAAAGAGGACGAAGGACGGCTTAATGAAGGGCTTCATAGATGAGG carries:
- the purD gene encoding phosphoribosylamine--glycine ligase, whose amino-acid sequence is MKVLLVGGGGRENAIVEALVNGGAELYVVARHVNPGIKRLCRDYGPAGETDVGKVLDFAEKWGVELAFIGPEAPLEKGIVDVLEENGIPAVGPSKEAARLETNKAFARHMMEKYEIPGRKLFRVFTDVGEMRSWIDDFGKPVVVKPLRLTGGKGVKVVGYQLRDNEEAKEYAKALIERDGKVLVEERTDGVEFTFQVFTDGKKVIPMPLAQDYPHAYEGDAGPITGGMGSYSCENHILPFVTEEDYKKAFETLKATVEAMRKNGTPYKGILYGQFMLAKDEPKIIEFNARFGDPEAMNVLPIIKTPFLEIAEGIVDGALKKAEFEKKATVVKYIAPKGYPSDPIKGVRVEIREDKIREEGARVYYASVDENFRMLGSRALAVVGIAGSLEEAERIASAGIRHVKGEIFYRADVGTRESVEKRVRIMKKLRGEWND